From a single Drosophila sulfurigaster albostrigata strain 15112-1811.04 chromosome 3, ASM2355843v2, whole genome shotgun sequence genomic region:
- the LOC133843542 gene encoding uncharacterized protein LOC133843542: MSKCIFDFKKLMHTFIEICPDFMAEPDFKTATESRRFAEQVIFECSKEAHLAKHMGVDKTWRIRLDTHNAQGRRISPEVIITAHVRKTPPVYQPFVLDGCLKLTFKQASLLAVAKYCQMVPYLVERNQIVLTPFAGAVFTHNDIPRLALALGEPVDKTLMAVISSCQTDGYFLEHSRCYIALRALQKTIVDRSMRASLLMKTMRMYQLHGKDFDLPKYIIVCRFVRTDSNANTSSSAELDYLLNEIMTLGIVTASDPAPAVASNSKKPAMRCAANFSSKATK, encoded by the coding sequence ATgagcaaatgcatttttgatttcaaaaaattaatgCACACATTCATCGAAATATGCCCCGATTTTATGGCCGAACCGGACTTTAAGACCGCCACCGAGAGTCGCCGCTTCGCCGAGCAGGTGATCTTCGAGTGCAGCAAGGAGGCGCATTTGGCCAAGCATATGGGCGTGGACAAGACATGGCGAATTCGCTTGGATACGCATAACGCACAAGGCAGGAGGATCAGCCCTGAGGTGATCATTACAGCGCATGTTAGAAAAACGCCTCCGGTCTATCAACCATTTGTGCTCGACGGCTGTCTTAAGCTCACCTTCAAGCAGGCAAGTCTCTTGGCCGTGGCCAAATATTGCCAAATGGTTCCCTATCTAGTGGAGCGCAATCAGATCGTGCTCACGCCCTTTGCCGGCGCCGTTTTTACCCACAATGATATACCCCGGCTGGCTTTGGCATTGGGTGAGCCGGTAGATAAGACGTTGATGGCAGTGATCAGTAGTTGCCAAACCGATGGCTACTTCCTAGAGCATAGTCGTTGCTATATTGCGCTGCGTGCACTGCAAAAAACGATCGTTGATCGCTCTATGCGTGCTTCGCTGCTCATGAAAACCATGAGAATGTATCAGCTACATGGCAAGGATTTTGATCTGCCCAAATACATTATAGTCTGTCGATTTGTGCGCACCGACAGCAATGCAAATACTTCGTCATCCGCTGAATTGGATTATCTGCTCAATGAGATAATGACATTAGGTATTGTCACCGCATCGGATCCGGCACCAGCTGTTGCTTCAAATTCTAAGAAACCAGCTATGCGATGCGCTGCTAACTTCAGCAGCAAAGCGACAAAATGA